A window of the Nycticebus coucang isolate mNycCou1 chromosome 3, mNycCou1.pri, whole genome shotgun sequence genome harbors these coding sequences:
- the LOC128581505 gene encoding keratin, type I cytoskeletal 18-like produces the protein MSFTTRSTTFSSNYRSLGSVQAPSYSVRPASSAASIYAGTGGSGSQISVSHSSSFRGGWGSGGLATGMAGGLAGIGGIQTEKETMQELNDRLASYLDRVRNLEIDNRRLESKIWEHLEKKGPQVRDWAHYFKTIEDLRAQIFANSVDNARIVLQIDNARLAADDFRVKYETELAMRQSVESDIHGLRKVIDDTNITRLQLESEIEALKEELLFMKKNHEEEVKVLLAQIASSGLTVEVDAPKSQDLSKIMADMRAQYDELARKNQEELAKTWSHQIEESTSVVTSQFAEVGAAKTMLTELTRTVQSLEIELDSMRNQKSRLEDSLREEEARYALQMEQLNGVLLHLESELAQTRAEGQRQAQEYEALLNIKVKLEAEIATYRRLLEDREDFNLGDALDSSNSMQTIQKTTTRRIVDGKVVSETNDTKVLRH, from the coding sequence ATGTCCTTCACTACTCGTTCCACCACTTTCTCCAGCAATTACCGGTCCCTGGGCTCAGTCCAGGCGCCCAGCTACAGTGTCCGGCCCGCCAGCAGCGCAGCCAGCATCTATGCAGGCACCGGGGGCTCGGGCTCCCAGATCTCCGTTTCCCACTCCAGCAGCTTCCGGGGTGGCtgggggtctggaggcctggccACGGGGATGGCTGGGGGTCTAGCAGGAATAGGGGGCATCCAGACCGAGAAGGAGACCATGCAAGAACTGAACGACCGCCTGGCCTCCTACCTGGACAGAGTGAGGAACCTGGAGATCGATAATCGGAGGCTGGAGAGCAAAATCTGGGAACACCTGGAGAAGAAGGGGCCCCAGGTCAGAGACTGGGCGCATTACTTCAAGACCATCGAGGACCTGAGGGCTCAGATCTTTGCGAATTCTGTGGACAATGCCCGCATCGTTCTGCAGATTGACAATGCCCGTCTTGCTGCTGATGACTTTAGAGTCAAGTATGAGACAGAACTGGCCATGCGCCAATCTGTGGAGAGCGACATCCATGGGCTCCGCAAGGTCATTGATGACACCAATATCACTCGACTGCAGCTGGAGTCAGAGATCGAGGCTCTCAAGGAGGAGCtgctcttcatgaagaagaaccacGAGGAGGAAGTAAAAGTCCTACTAGCCCAGATTGCCAGCTCTGGGTTGACTGTGGAAGTAGATGCTCCCAAATCCCAGGACCTGAGCAAGATCATGGCAGACATGCGGGCCCAGTATGACGAGCTGGCTCGGAAGAACCAAGAAGAGCTGGCCAAGACCTGGTCCCACCAGATTGAGGAGAGCACCTCAGTGGTCACCTCACAGTTTGCTGAGGTCGGAGCTGCTAAGACAATGCTCACAGAGCTGACACGTACAGTCCAGTCCTTGGAGATCGAACTGGACTCCATGAGAAATCAGAAGTCCAGGTTGGAGGACagcctgagggaggaggaggcccgCTATGCCTTGCAGATGGAGCAACTCAATGGGGTCCTGCTGCATTTGGAGTCAGAGCTGGCACAGACCCGGGCAGAGGGGCAGCGCcaggcccaggagtatgaggcacTGCTGAACATCAAGGTCAAGCTAGAGGCTGAAATCGCCACCTACCGCCGCCTGCTGGAAGACAGGGAGGACTTCAACCTTGGTGATGCCCTGGACAGCAGCAACTCCATGCAAACCATCCAAAAGACCACCACCCGCAGGATAGTGGACGGCAAAGTGGTGTCTGAGACCAACGACACCAAAGTTCTGAGACACTGA